The proteins below are encoded in one region of Hordeum vulgare subsp. vulgare chromosome 3H, MorexV3_pseudomolecules_assembly, whole genome shotgun sequence:
- the LOC123442668 gene encoding uncharacterized protein LOC123442668 yields MPSASSAVGRLQAAAQDAANSSSSSRSAFSDQLLVPREAGRMVSLSACAKFGAVSFVVGVVVGFTLNKRLRRWAAKLLKRIKDDN; encoded by the exons ATGCCTTCTGCTTCGTCGGCGGTGGGGAGGCTGCAGGCCGCGGCGCAGGAcgccgccaactcctcctcctcctcgcgctcCGCCTTCTCCGACCAGCTCCTCGTGCCCAGGGAGGCAGG CCGGATGGTGTCTCTGTCAGCTTGCGCGAAGTTCGGCGCCGTCAGCTTTGTGGTTGGTGTCGTGGTTGGCTTCACCCTGAATAAAAGGCTGCGCCGGTGGGCTGCCAAGCTGCTCAAGAGAATTAAGGACGATAACTAG